From the Moorena sp. SIOASIH genome, the window GTTGTTTTGAGTCATTGCCCACTCAATAGGGAAGTCTTGTTTGGTGTAAACTGACAAGCCTAGTTGGTATGCAGCAATCGCTTTTTTCAGATTCTTAGCCCTCTTGCCACTGATTCTGTCACAGTAGGTATTGCCCAGGTTGCTTTGAATCCCTGCCCAATTGATGCGGAAGTCTTGTTTGGTGTAAACTGATAAGGCTAGTTTGAATGCAACAATCGCTTTTTCGACATTCAATGCCTTGTCATCGCGGATTCTGGAAAGGTAGGCATTGCCCAGGTTGTTTTGAGTGGTAGCCCAATCGATGCGGAAGTTTTGTTTGGTGCGAATGGACAAAGCTAGTTCGAATGCTTCAATCGCTTTTTCGAGATTCAATGCCCTGTCGCCACGGATTCTTTCACGGTAGGCAACACCCAGGTTGTTTTGAGTGATTGCCCATTGGATTGGGAAGTTTTGTTTGGTGTAAACTGACAAGGCTAAGTGGTATGCTTCAATGGCTTTTTCCAGATTCAATGGCCTGTCGTCATGAATTCTGTCAAGGTAGGCATTGCCCAAGTTGGTTTGAGTTGATGCCCAATCTTGGGGTAAGTCTTCTTTGGTGCGAACTGACAAGGCTTGTTGGAATGCTTCAATAGCAAGTTCTAGATTCAATGCCCTGTCGCCACGGATTCTGTAAAGGTAGGCATTGCCCAGGTTGTTTTGAGTCGTTGCCCAATCTTGGGGTAAGTCTGATTTGGTGCGAACTGACAATGCTAGTTGGTATGCTTCAATAGCAAGTTCTAGATTCAATGCCCTGTCGCCACGGATTCTTCCACGGTAGGCAGCACCCAGGTTGGTTTGAGTTGATGCCCAATCAATGGGGAAGTCTTTTTTGGTATAAACTGACAAGGCTAGTTGGTATGCTTCAATAGCAAGTTCTAGATCTGAGGGGGTAACATGAGCCCTGAAAAGCTTATTATATAAGGCTTTGAGGCCGGTTATCTTAGCCAAGATAAACTCACAAATTGACCCTACTTTGATGTTCTGGAAGCTCAAACCCTGATAACTACGTCCAAGGTCAGTCCAAAACACCATGTATCTTTTTGTAACATATCGGCTGAACGTATTACCCAGTAAGGATTTCAGCTTGCATGTCACCCCCTCAGGTTCTAGATTCAATGCCCTGTTGTCGCGGATTCTGTTTCTGTAGGCTTCCCCCAGGTTGTTTTGAGTCTGTGCCCACTCGTAAGGAAAGTCTGATTTGGTGCGAACTGACAAAGCTAATTGGTATGCTTCAATAGCAAGTTCTAGATTCAATGCCCTATTGTCGTGGATTCCGTCACTGTAGGCTGTGCCCAGGTTGTTTTGAGTTGTTGCCCACTCGTAGGGGAAGTCTTCTTTGGTGTAAACTGACAAAGCTCGTTGGTATGCAACAATTGCTTTTTCGAAATTATCAGCCCTGTCACCACGGATTCTGTCACTGTAGGCATTGCCCAGGTTGTTTTGAGTCTCTGCCCAATCTTGGGGGAAGTCTTTTTTGGTGCGAACCGACAAGGCTAGTTGGTACGCGGCAATGGCTTGTTCTAGATTCTCAGCTATGTTATCGCGGATTCTGTTTCTGTAGGCTTCCCCCAGGTTGTTTTGAGTCATTGCCCAATCGATGGGAAAGTCTTCTTGGGTCCAAACTGACAAAGCTAGTTGGTATGCTTCAATTGCTTTTTCCAGATTCAATGCCCTATTGTCGTGGATTCTGTCACGGTAGGCATTGCCCAGGTTGTTTTGAGTCGTTGCCCACTCGTCGGGGAAGTCTTCTTGGGTCCAAACTGACAAAGCTAGTTGGTATGCTTCAATTGCTTTTTCCAGATTCAATGCTCTGTCGCCACGGATTCTGTCACGGTAGGCAGCACCCAGGTTAGTTTGAGTTATTCCCCACTGGATGGGGAAGTCTGATTTGGTGTAAACGGACAAAGCTCGTTGGTATTGGGCAATGGCTTTTTCGAGATTCAATGCCCTGTCGTGGCGGATTCTCTCACAGTAGGAATTGCCCAAGTTGTAGTGAATCGCTGCCCAACTTTCCGGATTACTTTCACTGGTAAAAACTGTTAGCACCACTTCGCAACCAGCTATGGCGATTTCGATGTTATTGGCTTTATTACCCAGAGGAAAATCCTTGATCAGGTTGCTGAATTCTCCAATAACTTTAGCGATGTATTCTGCTGTTTCTGGTTTCGCTTCTGAGAATTTAACACTTGTCCACCTTTGCAGGATATCGATAAAGTTATCATCGAGTTTGTCTAGGTTTGCTTCCAAAAGTTGGTACACGACTTTGGGGTCACCATTGCTGTTACCAGTTGCTTGCAATATCTGTTTAAATAATTTCAGATAGTCTTGGGATGAAGCATTAGCTGAAGTAGGATTTTCTGAGATTCCCAGAATTTTTAAAAGCTCACTCCTGAGACTGAGTAAAAAGTCAGCCCTGTCTTGCTCGCCATTTGCTGCTAGTTTTTCTGCTACTTGTGCCATGACCTGCAATAACTCTGCATCTACTAACTCGCGGTTGCTCTCAATAATTTGGACTAGCTCACTGCTGGAACAAGTTAACAGTTGGTCGATCAAGTTGACGTATGCTTGTAATCTTTGTTCGTCCATTTTTCCTTACCCCTACTCCCTACTCTCTGCTCCTAGTCAGTAGTTCACCGAATTGATAATTTCTTTAACTATAGCGCTTTCTAGAAAGCTGACCGCTGACCGCTGACTGCTGATAGCTCAAATTAACAACAAAAAAAATTCAGTCAAGTTCTGGTTAAACCCAAGTCTTGACCGAATTCTAAAGTGTAAACAAAAATGAGTACACTTTAGGTCAACTCAATGAAATCAATTCTGATGAGTGACAGCTCCCACACTGAACTCAAAGAGTCAGTGTGGGCTTCCCAGCCAATCCAGCTATTGCTTAGGAGGCGCTGGGCTTTAAGAACGGACTGCCCTCTCTTGATGCAGTCGCTCATGGGGGAAACCCCCAAGACCGCGCTGCATCGCTGCCGCTCTGTTTTTTTGGTCTTTTGTTTAATAATGTTTGACCAACTTTCCAGCATTTATGGCCTTTGGCCACGCTACGCGAACGGCTTTGAAAGTCAGTATTCCGAGTATAACACATCGATTGGTCTTTTGTGAAAGACTCTGTGCAAAATTCATCCCTGGAGACGAAACCTTAGGATAGTGGAGCCTTAATCAAAAAGTTTTAACCCTTTTACGCATAACCGACTAACCATAAAGGCTCCACTATCCTTACGGTAACTTTAAACACTCATGCTGCGCATGTTCGTTGTGGGGCTTCTTTTGCCGGAAGCTAAAAACATTCCACCAGAGTTAGTCAGCAATTGCTGGAAAGCAACCACATTCTAACCTCCGATTTATGCTATTCCATACTACTTTATCCCGCTTCATAAAACAACTTTCAATCTTCATGGTGGCCAGGGCGTAAAAGCCCTGGCAAATTCCTATCCTAGTCTAGGTAAAAATATCGCACCAAAGTGGTCATCACCTCACCAGGCTTTTCGGTGGGCTCGGGAGTGCTCCACTCGTAGGGATATGCATACTTAAGGGAATACAGAGCATTAATTGTATCGCGAACCTGTTTAGGAGTACCGATCAACAAGAGCTTGGATTTCTTAGGTTTGCGACCTTGGTTGTCCGGGGTGGGGGAAATGTTTTCAGTGATCAGAATCTTTCCTCTAAAGTGGTTATATTATTAATTTATAAATAAATTATTTTATTGTCAAGGGGTTTGGGAATTTTTTTTTATTACGAAATATGGCCAATATTAGAGTGTAATAAGTGTGGGTAATGTAGTAATAACTAAGAGGGAATAGTATCAAAAAAAAGCTGATTATTTTCTGGCATTGTTATCATCAGCTTTTGGGTTATAGCGTTTATAAAATTTATGAGTTCAAAGTCCCCCTTGATAAGGGGGATTTAGGGGGATCCCTTTGTACCTCATGGCATAGAGAATTGCTATATTTGGTTTATAATGTAAACTATAAGCTATCAGCATCAGCCTAATGCTGATAGCTTAGTTAATTGGAGTTATTCTTGGTAATCATAAAAATAAGCTTTCTATCTTTGACGACAACAAAAGACAGAAAGCTGAAATAGCGATAGTATTTTTAGTTGAGATGTAAAGAAGGGAACAGGGAACAGTTGAGGGGATCTAAGGATGGGATGAATGCGATTGACCTAAGGTCACGCTACGGGATTGACCTAAGGTCACGCTACGCGATCGCATTTCTTACTTGAGGCGATCCCATCCTTCGATACCCCATCTCCCCATCTCCCCATCTCCCCATCTCCCCACACTCTCTTCCGGAGGGGAATCAAGAAATAGTCGTGATTGCCCGACCAATATTAATTTGCAGGCCATCTAAGGATTCTTGGCTTTGGATAATACCAATCAGTTGCTCAGAACCGTTACCATCAAAACCGTCAGCATCAAAGAAGATTCCTAGACCGGAAACGCCATTAAGAAGCTCAACATCTTCTAAGGTATACTCTATGGCTCCTTTGAGCTGGATAACATCTTTACCAGGTTCAAAGTCAGTAATTAAAGCGTAG encodes:
- a CDS encoding CHAT domain-containing protein: MDEQRLQAYVNLIDQLLTCSSSELVQIIESNRELVDAELLQVMAQVAEKLAANGEQDRADFLLSLRSELLKILGISENPTSANASSQDYLKLFKQILQATGNSNGDPKVVYQLLEANLDKLDDNFIDILQRWTSVKFSEAKPETAEYIAKVIGEFSNLIKDFPLGNKANNIEIAIAGCEVVLTVFTSESNPESWAAIHYNLGNSYCERIRHDRALNLEKAIAQYQRALSVYTKSDFPIQWGITQTNLGAAYRDRIRGDRALNLEKAIEAYQLALSVWTQEDFPDEWATTQNNLGNAYRDRIHDNRALNLEKAIEAYQLALSVWTQEDFPIDWAMTQNNLGEAYRNRIRDNIAENLEQAIAAYQLALSVRTKKDFPQDWAETQNNLGNAYSDRIRGDRADNFEKAIVAYQRALSVYTKEDFPYEWATTQNNLGTAYSDGIHDNRALNLELAIEAYQLALSVRTKSDFPYEWAQTQNNLGEAYRNRIRDNRALNLEPEGVTCKLKSLLGNTFSRYVTKRYMVFWTDLGRSYQGLSFQNIKVGSICEFILAKITGLKALYNKLFRAHVTPSDLELAIEAYQLALSVYTKKDFPIDWASTQTNLGAAYRGRIRGDRALNLELAIEAYQLALSVRTKSDLPQDWATTQNNLGNAYLYRIRGDRALNLELAIEAFQQALSVRTKEDLPQDWASTQTNLGNAYLDRIHDDRPLNLEKAIEAYHLALSVYTKQNFPIQWAITQNNLGVAYRERIRGDRALNLEKAIEAFELALSIRTKQNFRIDWATTQNNLGNAYLSRIRDDKALNVEKAIVAFKLALSVYTKQDFRINWAGIQSNLGNTYCDRISGKRAKNLKKAIAAYQLGLSVYTKQDFPIEWAMTQNNLGLAYSKRISGNRTLNLEKAIAAYQLALEVYTLEADPINCLRTSRNLGNLHFTQGNWQPAIDAYEQGITAVEISRSSASTDQSRQEIMSMAIDVYHKLVQAYINIEQNDKAIETVERSKARDLVQLLTNRDLYPKGNVPQGIITELDQLRRNIPSLEKQLQVVFEKLSGNRDDKQQQQRQSLEESRKQLQQELQQSRQQLDQVLKQINDNYDPNFSLTQTVETIPFKDIQSLIDPGTAMIEWYVTRDNILTFIVTSHSQQPIVVSSSAEKLKTLEEWDKDYSNAYRDNKDPWIKTLSSRLEKLATILDIDNIISEIDRVFEKQGGKCDRLILVPHRFLHLFPLHALPLSKGNLLIDRFERGVSYAPSSQLLKLTKQQHRPDFNNLFAIQNPTRPEAKPLPGSKLEVDKIRQYFDPNHSIVLAEAEATEAKLNQNIKQLRSAHCVHFSCHGKFEPKSPLESALLLADADLTLYKIFKLDLNQCRIVGFSACETGMTLSSNEDEDTGLPSGLDEYIGLPSGFLYAGSPSVVSTLWTVDPLATALLVIKFYKNLKRLPTLEDGEVSTALVNAQFWLRTLNSKTLVRIQESQQFQGLMAEIFENNKRNRRKFNDLLYAAINRQPYPFANPYYWAASVATGT